Below is a genomic region from Gopherus flavomarginatus isolate rGopFla2 chromosome 9, rGopFla2.mat.asm, whole genome shotgun sequence.
tactgtccaggctccctgtgtatgccttcatgagccatgacattaaggagtaggctgggtccccaaggataactataggcatttcaacatccccaatggttattttctggtctggtaAGAAAGTTCcctgctgcagcttttgaaacaggccagagttcctgaagatgcgagcgtcacgTGCCTTTCCCTGACAtctcatgttgatgttggtgaaacgtcccttgtgatccaccagtgcttgctgcACCATTCGaaagtaccccttttggtttatgtactcgctgccttgatgctccggtgccaagatagggatatgggttccatctatctccCCACCACACTTAGGGAATCCtgttgcagcaaagccatccactatgacctgcacatgtcccagagtcactacccttgatatcagcagctctttgattgcgttggctacttcgatcccagcagcccccacagtagatttgcccactccaaattgatgcccaactgatcggtagctgtctggtgttgcaagcttccacagggctatcgccactcgattctcaactgtgagggctgctctcattcttgcgcttcagggcaggggaaagcaagtcacaaagttccatgaaagtgcccttacgcatgcgaaagtttcgcagccactgggaatcatcacagacatgcaacactatgtggtccaaccagtctgtgcttgtttcatgggcccagaattggcattccatggcatgaacctgccccattaacaccatgatgtccacattgccagggcccgtactttgagagaagtctgtgtccatgtctatgtcctcatcactcgtCACTGAGCTGCCGTTGCCTCttcacctggttttgcttttgcaggttctggttctgaataTACTGCAAGATAATGTGTGTGGTGTTtgcagtgctcataattgctgcggggatctgagcgggctccatgcttgccgtgttATAGCctctgtgctgaaaaaaggtACAGAATGATTGTCTACCATTGCTCTGATAGAGGGAGGGGCAACTTGGctcacagggaattaaaatcaacaaagggaatgggtttgcatcaaggagaaacacacacaactgtcacacagaatggccccctagaaggattgaactcaaaaccctgggtttagcaggccaatgctcaaaccactgagttaccCCTCCCACCACtattcacggagggagggaacggggagcaaatgaatacaaatctggtctctttcttgttttgatccattccatctttcttatacatcttaggctggcagcagacagtgcagtacgactgctagccatccttgtctcctgggtgctcgccagaagatggtgcagtacaactgcaggcaggactgaatctccagttTTAAGGacaaaacttaaaaagagaatgacctgaagtcagtcccatttatgtccaggcaccCCGACCGACCTCgccgaggtcagctaaaagagcacccaggagatgacgatgatGGCTACGAatcgtaatgcaccgtctgctgccaaaaggcaatgagctgctgctctgCAGCAATGCAGTGCCACATCGGCCAgaacccaggagacatacggtgatggtgagctgagcggccCATCAGGCattaggatctcaacccagaattccaatggggggcagagactgcgggaactgtaggatagctaccacagtacAATGCTctagaagtcgacgctagcctcggtacagtggacgcactctgccgagttaatggtcttaagtggggacacacacaatcgactgtataaaattgatttctaaaaaaatctatttctataaattcaacctaattttgtagtatagacatacccttatagaCAGCGAGATGTTCACAGACTACAGGAACAAAGGCCTACAAGACACTTTCTTCTTTCTCCGAAGGTCTCAGGCCAAGCTCTCTCTGCCTACATCAGAGGTATTTGAAGAGGAGATGCAAGATCCCATTTTAGAACAGAGGAGGCGATGCCCGTTTTACATCGAGGTCACAGTGAGCGGCTGCAAAAGGAGCAGAGGCAGATGAGGGTCCGAAGGGGGAGAGGCGCCCAGATAAGTGTAACtgggccaaaatggagctggctCTCAAACAGGACCCAGACTGACTCCTCATCTCCAGATCCCGCAGCCCTGCTG
It encodes:
- the LOC127058397 gene encoding uncharacterized protein LOC127058397; the protein is MRAALTVENRVAIALWKLATPDSYRSVGHQFGVGKSTVGAAGIEVANAIKELLISRVVTLGHVQVIVDGFAATGFPKCGGEIDGTHIPILAPEHQGSEYINQKGYFRMVQQALVDHKGRFTNINMRCQGKARDARIFRNSGLFQKLQQGTFLPDQKITIGDVEMPIVILGDPAYSLMSWLMKAYTGSLDSSQELFNSSLSKCRMVVECAFEHLKVRWRSLLTQIDLSETNIPIVITACCVLHSICESKGETFMASWDVEENLLAADYTQPDTKAVSRVQEGAVRVRSFENQFHEWPGYSVKVQFVSP